The Lichenihabitans psoromatis genomic interval ACGACTGCGATGGGGTCGTCTCGCGCCACGACCTCGACCGAACGGCCGGGTAACGGGGAACATGCGCGACGCGCATGTCAACGGAAACCGGCTATATCATCGCCATGTCGAGCGGAGCAATGGCGGAGACGAATCGCATCCGCGCCGAAGAGGATCATCATCATGGCGTCAGCCATTATTACGGTCGAGGACCTGCCAGCGTGCCTCGGCTTCAACCAGCGCGTGATCGGCATCGACCTCGGGACAACGACGATCGGACTCGCCCTGTCTGACGTCGAACGCAGCATCGCGACGCCGCTGGAAACGATTCGCCGCACCAAATTTACCAAGGATGTCGAGCGGCTCGCTGCGATCATCGCTCAATATGGCGTGGCCGCGATCGTGATCGGCTTGCCGCTCAATATGGATGGATCGGAAGGCCCGCGGGTTCAGTCCACGCGGAGTTTCGTGCGCCAGATCAACCCGATGATTCCGCTTCCGGTCTGCTTCTGGGACGAGCGGCTCTCGACAGCGGCCGTGACCCGAAGCCTGATCGACCAGGACGTGTCGCGCGCGAAACGTTGCGAGGTCGTCGATAAGATGGCGGCCGCCTACATCCTACAAGGCGTTCTCGATCGGCTGCGGCATCTCGCTCGGGCCGAGACTGCGCTCAAACGCGATTGAGCGACGGGGTCTTTGCAACCCGCACGAATGCGTTTAGATCAACAACCGCCGGTTGCAAATGTCGACGACTAGGCGCTGCGATGAGAGAGCTGCATGCCTTCGTCATCTCCTGCCTCTCGAACGCGTGTCGCGGTGTCTTACGACCCCGTTCAATCGGGCTTGCCGATGTCCGACTATCCTCGTGTGGTCGCCGAAACCTTGTTCGATCGCTGTTCCGACTTGATCGACCTTGCCGAGAAAGCCGATCTCAAAGTCATGGCGTGTCTGCTTCACATGGCGCGCGTGGAGGCCGAGTTGCTCCGTCACAAAGCCAAGGCGGCCGAGCGTCTCGTGGCCTGCACCAGCAACGCCACGCAGCACGTCATCGCATGAGCGTTACGCCGGGCTGACGAGCGACACGAGATTAGCGCCCTGTCGCTGGATCGTCCCTTCGATTTCGAGCTCCATGAGAACGGATTGCACCTGCCGGACCGGCAGCCCCGAGACACGCGCGACATCGTCAATCGACAGGGGAACACTGCCGAGAAGATCGAGCACGACGCTTTTGAGGTTCGGCGCGGACGTTGGGAGCCGTGCGGATCTCTCGTCGTCAGCCTCGGCGTTCAATAGCGTTTGAGACGTCTTTGGCGCCTGCCCGATCGATAGCGGCCATGCCGGTGCGGGGTCGTCAGCAGTGTGCACGTCTGGCGACAGCTCCAATCCGTCGAGTTCGTCCCACAGTGGATCGTTGTCGAAGCCCCAACGCCCCGTCTCGTTCATGCCAGGAGCGGATTGGCCAGCGACGGTCATGCCGACCAGCCCTTCGAGCACGTCCTCGGCGCTGGTGCAGAAGGTCGCGCCGTCCTTCAGAAGCGCATTCGGGCCCTCGGCGCGCGGGTCGAGCGGCGAGCCCGGCACCGCGAAGATTTCCCGCCCCTGCTCGTTAGCAAAGCGGGCGGTGATCAGCGAGCCGGACCGTCGCGCGGCTTCAACGACGATCAATCCCAAAGCCATGCCCGACACGATGCGGTTGCGGCGCGGAAAGTCGCGGGCGCGCGGTTCCCAGGTCAGCGGCATCTCGGACACGACGGCCCCATGCTCGGCGATGCGATCGACGGTGCCTGCATGTTCGCTCGGGTAGATGCGGGCATGTCCGCCCGCCAGGACCGCAACCGTCCCGGTCTCGAGGCTGGCCAGATGCGCCTTGATGTCGATGCCGCGTGCGAGACCCGAAACGACCACGTAGCCGGCCTCGCCGAGACCGCGCGCCAACCGTTCTGTCATGACGAGGCCCGTCGCCGACGCGTTCCGGGAGCCGACCATCGCGACCATCGGGCGCTGCAGGCTGGCGAGGTTGCCTTTGACCGCCAGCATCGGCGGCGCGGTGTCGATAGCGCGCAACGAAGCGGGATAGCTCGGCTCGCAGAGCGCCAGGAAATGAACGCCGGCACGGCGCGCGGCTTCCATTTCGGTCTCGATGTCACGGACGGGCGCGATTTTGACCGAGCGGCCCCCGAGGCCCGGCAGCGCTTCCAGCGCCTTGCCGGCCGTGCCGAACCTTGCCATCAGGCCGAGAAACGTGCGCGGGCCGATATTCTCGCTGCGGATCAGGCGCAGCCAATCGAACCGATCCTGATCCGATAGGATCTGGAGGTCGGGTGTCACGCCGTCTTGCCGATCTTGCCTTCTTGTCCAGCCACGAGCCGCGCAATGTTGGCGCGGTGCATGATCCAGAGCAGAATCGCGATCATGAGGAACACGCTCGCGGCCCGTTCCTGCCCCCAGATCCAGAGCGCCAGAGGCGCGATTGCGCTGGCCACGAGAGCCGATGCGGATGAGTAGCGCGTCGTCACGGCCACCAGCAGCCAGCAAGCGACGAAGACGAGGCCCACCGGCCAGAAGACCCCGAACAGACAGCCCAGGAAGGTCGCAACGCCCTTGCCTCCGCGAAAGCCGAGCCAGACCGGGAAGACGTGACCGAGAAATGCGCCGCAGGCTGCGGCAAGGCTCGCATCGAGGCTCCCCGTGGCGTAGCGCAGGATCAGCACCGCGACGGTTCCCTTCAGAGCGTCCAGCAGCAGCGTCGCAGCCGCCAGATCCTTGCGCCCCGTCCGCAGCACATTGGTGGCGCCGATATTGCCCGACCCGATGGTACGGATGTCCGAGGTACCGGCAAGCCGCGTGAGCAGCAGGCCGAACGGGATCGCGCCAAGCAGGTAGCCGACCACGAGAGCGATCAGCAGCGTCAACGGAGCGGCGTCAAGCGACGGCATCGTGGCTCCGCACATCGGCGGAATGAACGATCCGCCCGGCCAGCACGGTGGTCTTGACGCGACCTTCCATCCGAGCGTCCTCGAAGGGGGTGTTGCGGCACCGCGAGTGCAGCTTGTCGCGATCGACCACGTAAGGTTCCTCGGGATCGAACCGGATGAGGTCGGCCGGTGCGCCGACCGCGAGACGACCCTGCGGCAAGCCAAGCAGCTTGGCGGGGCCGATGGTCATGCGGGCCAGCAGATCGGGCAGATCGATCGCCTCGGCATGGACGAGCCGAAGCCCGGCCGACAGCAGCGTCTCGAGCCCGATCGCACCCGGCTCCGCTTCGGCGAAAGGCAACCGCTTGGTCTCGACATCCTGCGGATTGTGATCGGACACCACCACATCGATCAGCCCGGACGCCACAGCTTCGACGAGCGCCAACCGTTCGTCCTCGCTTCGCAGCGGAGGCGACAAGCGCAGGAACGTGCGATATCCGCCGATGTCGTTTTCGTTCAGGGTGAGGTGGTTGATGGTCGTGCCGCAGGTCACGCGGAGACCATCCTGTTTCGCGGCCGCGATGATGTCGAGCGATTGCCGACAACTCACGATGGCGGCGTGATATCGCCCGCCGGTCAGCGCGACGAGGCGAATGTCGCGCGCCAGCACGATGCTTTCGGCTTCTTGCGGTATGCCGGGTAAGCCGAGACGACTGGCGAACTCGCCTTCGTTCATGACACCACCAGCCGCGAGATCGATGTCCTCGCAATGGTGCATGATCAGGGCATCGAAATCGCGCGCATAGGTCAGGGCGCGCCGCATCAAGCGGGCGCTCGCGATCGAGCGTGCCCCATCCGAAAACGCGATGGCACCGGCGGCCTTGAGGAGCCCGATCTCGGCAAGTTCAGATCCGTCTCGTCCGCGCGTGAGTGCCGCGACCGGTAAGACGCGCACCCGACCCGTATCGCGGGCTCGGCGTTGCAGAAAATCCACGACGGCCGGATCGTCGACGGCCGGATGCGTTTCCGACGTGGCAATGATGGTCGTCACACCACCGGATGCCGCTGCCGCCGTCGCGCTCGCGATGGTCTCGCGGTGCTCCGCACCCGGTTCGCCGACAAAGGCGCGGCAATCGATCAAACCCGGCGACACGACGTCGCCGTTACAGTCGACCACGACGCAATCCGTCGGCAAGTCGCTGCCCGTCACGGCCCCGATCGCGACGATAGCGCCATCGCGAACCAGCACCCCGCCGCGCATCTCGCGCCGCGACTCGGGATCGATCAGCCGGCCATTGATGAATGCTAGCGGTCGCTCGGCGGCATGAGGTTGCGTCACGCGGCGCCTCCCGGCAGATGCTGAGCCAGGGCTTCAAGCACCGCCATGCGAACCGCGACCCCCATCTCGACCTGCTCGCGGATCAGCGATTGAGGTCCGTCGGCCACCAGCGTGTCGATCTCGACACCGCGATTCATCGG includes:
- the ruvX gene encoding Holliday junction resolvase RuvX, giving the protein MASAIITVEDLPACLGFNQRVIGIDLGTTTIGLALSDVERSIATPLETIRRTKFTKDVERLAAIIAQYGVAAIVIGLPLNMDGSEGPRVQSTRSFVRQINPMIPLPVCFWDERLSTAAVTRSLIDQDVSRAKRCEVVDKMAAAYILQGVLDRLRHLARAETALKRD
- the dprA gene encoding DNA-processing protein DprA, giving the protein MTPDLQILSDQDRFDWLRLIRSENIGPRTFLGLMARFGTAGKALEALPGLGGRSVKIAPVRDIETEMEAARRAGVHFLALCEPSYPASLRAIDTAPPMLAVKGNLASLQRPMVAMVGSRNASATGLVMTERLARGLGEAGYVVVSGLARGIDIKAHLASLETGTVAVLAGGHARIYPSEHAGTVDRIAEHGAVVSEMPLTWEPRARDFPRRNRIVSGMALGLIVVEAARRSGSLITARFANEQGREIFAVPGSPLDPRAEGPNALLKDGATFCTSAEDVLEGLVGMTVAGQSAPGMNETGRWGFDNDPLWDELDGLELSPDVHTADDPAPAWPLSIGQAPKTSQTLLNAEADDERSARLPTSAPNLKSVVLDLLGSVPLSIDDVARVSGLPVRQVQSVLMELEIEGTIQRQGANLVSLVSPA
- the plsY gene encoding glycerol-3-phosphate 1-O-acyltransferase PlsY; the protein is MPSLDAAPLTLLIALVVGYLLGAIPFGLLLTRLAGTSDIRTIGSGNIGATNVLRTGRKDLAAATLLLDALKGTVAVLILRYATGSLDASLAAACGAFLGHVFPVWLGFRGGKGVATFLGCLFGVFWPVGLVFVACWLLVAVTTRYSSASALVASAIAPLALWIWGQERAASVFLMIAILLWIMHRANIARLVAGQEGKIGKTA
- the pyrC gene encoding dihydroorotase encodes the protein MRGGVLVRDGAIVAIGAVTGSDLPTDCVVVDCNGDVVSPGLIDCRAFVGEPGAEHRETIASATAAAASGGVTTIIATSETHPAVDDPAVVDFLQRRARDTGRVRVLPVAALTRGRDGSELAEIGLLKAAGAIAFSDGARSIASARLMRRALTYARDFDALIMHHCEDIDLAAGGVMNEGEFASRLGLPGIPQEAESIVLARDIRLVALTGGRYHAAIVSCRQSLDIIAAAKQDGLRVTCGTTINHLTLNENDIGGYRTFLRLSPPLRSEDERLALVEAVASGLIDVVVSDHNPQDVETKRLPFAEAEPGAIGLETLLSAGLRLVHAEAIDLPDLLARMTIGPAKLLGLPQGRLAVGAPADLIRFDPEEPYVVDRDKLHSRCRNTPFEDARMEGRVKTTVLAGRIVHSADVRSHDAVA